A single genomic interval of Brevundimonas diminuta harbors:
- the rpmB gene encoding 50S ribosomal protein L28, protein MSRRCELTGIGPMVGHNVSHSNIKTKRRFLPSLKTVKVTSEALGQTFSLRISNAALRTLDYKGGLDVFIVKARDEQLSIAAQRIKRQIRAKLAEQAAA, encoded by the coding sequence ATGTCGCGTCGTTGCGAACTCACCGGTATCGGCCCCATGGTCGGCCACAACGTGAGCCACTCGAACATCAAGACCAAGCGCCGCTTCCTGCCGTCGCTGAAGACGGTCAAGGTCACGTCGGAAGCCCTGGGCCAGACGTTCAGCCTGCGCATCTCGAACGCCGCGCTGCGCACCCTGGACTACAAGGGCGGCCTGGACGTCTTCATCGTCAAGGCTCGCGACGAGCAGCTGTCGATCGCCGCTCAGCGCATCAAGCGCCAGATTCGCGCCAAGCTGGCCGAACAAGCCGCCGCCTGA
- the ppk2 gene encoding polyphosphate kinase 2: MGKKSDAYDAELEQIQLAIVQTQAWSIEHGSRVVIVLEGRDTAGKDGAIKRLTEHMSPRQTRVIALPKPSDRETSQWYFQRYAPHLPAAGETVIFNRSWYNRAGVEPVMGYCTPEQYAQFMTDAPRFERMLTDDGIILIKIWLDISRKEQAKRLKERREDPLKKFKLSSLDAEAEARFDAYSDARDRMLDETDRDYAPWTVVATDDKKTARLNIGRYILSVLSHTNIDIKKPDPDVVFSAGKAKGRLAR, from the coding sequence ATGGGAAAGAAATCCGACGCCTATGACGCCGAGCTGGAGCAGATCCAGCTGGCCATCGTCCAGACCCAGGCCTGGAGCATCGAGCATGGCTCGCGCGTGGTCATCGTGCTGGAGGGGCGCGACACCGCCGGCAAGGACGGCGCGATCAAGCGTCTGACCGAACATATGTCGCCGCGCCAGACCCGCGTCATCGCCCTGCCCAAGCCCAGCGACCGCGAGACGAGCCAGTGGTATTTCCAGCGCTATGCCCCCCATTTGCCGGCGGCGGGCGAGACGGTGATCTTCAACCGGTCCTGGTACAACCGCGCCGGGGTCGAGCCGGTCATGGGCTATTGCACGCCCGAGCAGTACGCCCAGTTCATGACCGACGCCCCGCGCTTCGAGCGGATGTTGACCGACGACGGGATCATCCTGATCAAGATCTGGCTGGATATCTCGCGCAAGGAGCAGGCCAAGCGGCTGAAGGAACGCCGCGAGGATCCGTTGAAGAAGTTCAAGCTGTCGTCGCTGGACGCCGAGGCCGAGGCGCGGTTCGACGCCTATTCCGACGCTCGCGACCGGATGCTGGACGAGACCGACCGCGACTATGCGCCCTGGACCGTCGTCGCGACCGACGACAAGAAGACGGCGCGGCTGAACATCGGCCGCTACATCCTGTCGGTGCTGAGCCACACCAACATCGACATCAAGAAACCGGATCCCGACGTCGTGTTCAGCGCCGGCAAGGCCAAGGGCAGATTGGCGCGCTGA
- a CDS encoding extensin family protein has product MKRDLADMWNLVWELALLVCAGFALLNAFAPPQDLPWKPLDLDRPLGRATTAKVAAFDVPTAATREAVEGATEACMQALRNAGVQVERAPDRDDGGFCVVRGAVRITGGEVTPLAPADVVMQCPLAVRYVIWDRQVLRPASRDILGSAPARVDNYGTYSCRRIYGSQDVAERPSEHAKANALDVAAVTLKDGRTVSVLNDWRGDGPAGEPGGRFLHALRDGACELFSTVLTPDYNAAHANHLHIDGAAGGLCR; this is encoded by the coding sequence ATGAAGCGCGATCTGGCGGACATGTGGAATCTGGTGTGGGAGCTGGCGCTGCTGGTCTGCGCCGGCTTTGCCTTGTTGAACGCCTTTGCCCCGCCCCAGGACCTGCCGTGGAAGCCGCTGGATCTGGATCGTCCGCTAGGCCGCGCGACCACCGCAAAGGTCGCCGCCTTCGACGTGCCGACCGCCGCCACCCGCGAGGCTGTCGAAGGCGCGACCGAGGCCTGTATGCAGGCGCTGCGCAATGCGGGGGTTCAGGTCGAACGCGCGCCCGACCGCGACGACGGCGGCTTCTGCGTGGTGCGCGGGGCGGTGCGGATCACGGGCGGCGAGGTGACGCCGCTGGCGCCCGCCGACGTCGTCATGCAGTGCCCGCTGGCGGTCCGCTACGTCATCTGGGATCGGCAGGTGCTGCGCCCGGCCTCGCGCGACATTCTGGGCTCGGCGCCCGCACGGGTGGACAACTACGGAACCTATTCGTGCCGCCGCATCTACGGTTCGCAGGACGTGGCCGAACGGCCCAGCGAACACGCCAAGGCCAATGCGCTGGATGTCGCAGCGGTGACCTTGAAGGACGGCCGGACCGTCAGCGTGCTGAACGATTGGCGCGGCGACGGGCCGGCGGGCGAGCCGGGCGGACGCTTCCTGCACGCCTTGCGCGACGGGGCCTGCGAGCTGTTTTCGACGGTGTTGACGCCCGACTACAACGCCGCCCACGCCAACCATCTGCACATCGACGGGGCGGCGGGGGGTCTGTGTCGTTAA
- a CDS encoding YceI family protein, giving the protein MRTPFMKYAVAGAAALSLVAGGAVVAQAALTKNPAEVTAGTYDLDSGHGKITWSVNHFGLSTYTGQFVNVKAVLKLDPANPSASTLTATIPLTDVAPNDDRLKAHLQTADFFDTAQYPTATFVSRSVTVDADDANEATVVGDLTLKGVTKPVTIEVEFNGAGTVMGAYKAGFDGETTLKRSDFGINYALPAVSDEVKLHIEGEFVIQK; this is encoded by the coding sequence ATGCGCACCCCCTTCATGAAATACGCCGTCGCCGGCGCGGCCGCTCTCAGCCTCGTCGCAGGCGGTGCGGTCGTGGCTCAGGCCGCTCTGACCAAGAACCCCGCCGAAGTCACCGCCGGGACCTACGATCTGGATTCCGGCCACGGCAAGATCACCTGGTCGGTCAATCACTTCGGCCTGTCGACCTATACGGGTCAGTTCGTGAACGTGAAGGCGGTGCTGAAGCTGGACCCGGCCAACCCGTCGGCCTCGACCCTGACCGCGACCATCCCGCTGACCGACGTGGCGCCCAACGACGACCGTCTGAAGGCCCACCTGCAGACCGCCGACTTCTTCGACACCGCCCAATATCCGACGGCGACCTTCGTCTCGCGCTCGGTCACAGTCGACGCCGATGACGCCAACGAAGCGACCGTGGTCGGCGATCTGACCCTGAAGGGCGTGACCAAGCCCGTGACCATCGAAGTCGAGTTCAACGGCGCCGGAACCGTCATGGGCGCCTACAAGGCCGGCTTCGACGGCGAAACGACCTTAAAACGCTCGGACTTCGGCATCAACTACGCCCTGCCGGCCGTCTCAGACGAGGTGAAGCTGCACATTGAAGGCGAGTTCGTCATCCAGAAGTAG
- a CDS encoding M1 family metallopeptidase — protein sequence MRIKILLLAAASAVTLSACATVAQPAPTPRESTAFTLTTDQPLTPEQQAMQFDKADLSIKVLPDDKAIDAVAVLDFTAKAPLTALVVELDALLTISSVQIDGVEVAVDRWSNPEGRLTVQLPKPLTTGRSVALRVAYAGQPRVAPRAPWDGGFVWSTAPSGEPWIATAVQGEGCDIFWPCIDSPHGEPGRVDLHITVPSELSAPSNGRFLGKVDHGDGWTTWNWSAKSPNTYAIALNVGPYEEVSGEYASRFGNTIPMRYWHLKSDTPEQVQGLFAQFPKMLDFFEATVGPFPFGDEKMGVVETPHLGMEHQTINAYGNGYKIDGRGYDWLLQHEFAHEWFGNQLTNQNADDMWLHEGLGSYMQPLYARWLLGDRYMHRELANQREGLINTYPVVSGTPKTEDEVYKGDVGPGLDIYNKGSLISHSLRMLIGDAAFHEAITRLVYGRPDPRPGNFAPLYRSTDDFLAIINDVTGQDYGWFFRGYLYNAALPVLTQTRDGGALKLEWTTGDGGVFPMPLEVEIDGRVQTVAMTGGRGQIAVPAGAHVLIDPQNKVLRQMDVIDELQAYKAAQKAK from the coding sequence ATGCGCATCAAGATTTTGCTTTTGGCCGCAGCCAGCGCCGTGACTCTGTCGGCCTGCGCCACCGTCGCACAGCCGGCGCCGACGCCGCGCGAGTCGACCGCCTTCACCCTGACCACCGATCAGCCGCTGACGCCGGAACAGCAGGCGATGCAGTTCGATAAGGCCGATTTGTCGATCAAGGTCCTGCCTGACGACAAGGCCATCGACGCGGTCGCCGTGCTGGACTTCACCGCCAAGGCGCCCCTGACCGCTCTGGTCGTCGAACTGGATGCGCTGCTGACCATTTCCTCGGTCCAGATCGACGGGGTCGAGGTGGCTGTCGATCGTTGGTCCAACCCTGAGGGTCGGCTGACGGTGCAACTGCCCAAGCCTCTGACGACGGGCCGATCGGTAGCCTTGCGCGTCGCCTACGCCGGCCAGCCGCGCGTGGCGCCCCGTGCGCCATGGGACGGCGGCTTCGTCTGGTCCACCGCGCCGTCGGGCGAGCCATGGATCGCCACGGCGGTTCAGGGCGAGGGCTGCGACATCTTCTGGCCCTGCATCGACAGCCCGCACGGCGAACCGGGCCGGGTCGACCTGCACATCACCGTCCCATCCGAGCTGTCTGCGCCGTCCAACGGCCGCTTCCTGGGCAAGGTCGATCACGGCGACGGCTGGACCACCTGGAACTGGTCGGCGAAATCGCCCAACACTTATGCCATCGCGCTGAACGTCGGGCCCTATGAAGAGGTGTCGGGCGAGTACGCCAGCCGGTTCGGCAACACGATCCCGATGCGCTACTGGCATCTGAAATCGGACACGCCCGAACAGGTCCAGGGCCTGTTCGCCCAGTTCCCCAAGATGCTGGACTTCTTCGAAGCCACCGTCGGCCCCTTCCCCTTCGGCGACGAGAAGATGGGCGTTGTTGAGACGCCTCACCTGGGCATGGAGCATCAGACCATCAACGCCTACGGCAACGGCTACAAGATCGACGGCCGGGGCTATGACTGGCTGTTGCAGCACGAGTTCGCCCACGAATGGTTCGGCAACCAGCTGACCAACCAGAACGCCGACGACATGTGGCTGCACGAAGGATTGGGCAGCTATATGCAGCCGCTCTATGCGCGCTGGTTGCTGGGCGACCGCTACATGCACCGCGAACTGGCCAACCAGCGCGAGGGGCTGATCAACACATATCCCGTCGTCTCGGGCACGCCCAAGACCGAAGACGAGGTCTACAAGGGCGATGTCGGGCCAGGTCTCGACATCTACAACAAGGGCTCGTTGATCAGCCATTCGCTGCGGATGCTGATCGGCGACGCCGCTTTTCACGAGGCGATCACCCGTCTGGTCTATGGCCGACCCGATCCCCGACCGGGCAATTTCGCGCCGCTGTATCGATCGACCGACGACTTCCTGGCGATCATCAACGACGTCACGGGCCAGGACTATGGCTGGTTCTTCCGCGGCTACCTCTACAACGCCGCCCTGCCGGTTCTGACGCAGACCCGCGACGGCGGCGCGCTGAAGCTGGAGTGGACGACGGGCGACGGCGGTGTCTTCCCGATGCCGCTGGAGGTCGAGATCGACGGGCGCGTTCAAACCGTGGCCATGACCGGCGGGCGGGGCCAGATCGCGGTTCCGGCCGGCGCCCACGTCCTGATCGATCCGCAGAACAAGGTGCTGCGCCAGATGGACGTGATCGACGAGCTTCAGGCCTACAAGGCGGCGCAGAAGGCGAAGTAG
- a CDS encoding histidine kinase dimerization/phosphoacceptor domain -containing protein, which translates to MTETLDLADAALNECDREPIHIPQSIQPHGFMLVLDLQSLTIRQGAGAIEELTGRKVWIDRTVADVLGDVADRAVRAMAAHHEAGFACRWRATNRLEYDVVVHRAPGTTAGAINDLMIIEVEQSSQQARLGVDLIASLDAAGAALERAVTIQTVCERAADAFRRLTGFDRVMIYRFQDDEAGQVVAESRADGSGSFLNHHFPATDIPQQARALYLRNPVRVIPDSRYTPQPLRPIAPGEAPLDMSDSGLRSVSPIHLQYLRNMDVRASASVSIIVDDALWGLVACHNASPKLLPYELRVGCTALARNLARQLKSRSDADLYRERTRLRRMEDELLSRLSPDRPMREALGEKADALMQLTSADGLAIVSEGDIQTFGHTPPEDGVRAIAAWVAERPGLRPVSSHHLSSILPAAEAWKTHASGLLAVTLPLDQQVSLLWFRSEVLETVRWAGNPATAEKTGPNAILTPRASFESWSDTVSGRAHRWGPAAVESAARLRDALADYAAVHQIRRLNRSLQDRLSERDLRLEQQQYLIREVNHRVQNSLTLVSSFLGLQAREQAGGSAATALNEARRRVRAVSAVHSRLYLSDQVTTIDMSRYIGELIGDLGSSMGPDWVAALETDLDPVCIEPGRAITIGLILTELIINAQKYAYGGKPGPLCIRFEEDGAFFRMTVEDEGAGGHLAGKGFGSMMIKSLVGQLDGTIDYRDRAPGLSVVLRARIDPLV; encoded by the coding sequence ATGACCGAGACGCTCGACCTGGCCGACGCCGCGCTGAACGAATGCGATCGCGAGCCGATCCATATTCCTCAATCGATCCAGCCGCACGGCTTCATGCTGGTGCTGGATCTGCAATCCCTGACGATCCGCCAGGGGGCGGGCGCCATCGAGGAGCTGACCGGCCGCAAGGTCTGGATCGACCGCACCGTCGCCGACGTACTCGGCGATGTCGCCGACCGGGCCGTGCGCGCCATGGCCGCGCATCACGAGGCCGGCTTCGCCTGTCGCTGGCGCGCGACCAACCGCCTGGAATACGATGTCGTCGTGCACCGCGCGCCCGGCACGACCGCCGGCGCGATCAACGATCTGATGATCATCGAGGTCGAGCAGAGCTCGCAGCAGGCTCGGCTCGGCGTCGATCTGATCGCCAGTCTGGACGCCGCCGGCGCCGCGCTGGAACGGGCGGTGACGATCCAGACGGTGTGCGAGCGGGCGGCGGACGCCTTCCGCCGCCTGACCGGTTTCGACCGGGTGATGATCTATCGCTTCCAGGACGACGAGGCGGGTCAGGTCGTGGCCGAAAGCCGCGCCGATGGGTCCGGCTCTTTCCTGAACCACCATTTCCCCGCCACTGACATCCCCCAGCAGGCGCGCGCCCTTTATCTGCGCAACCCGGTGCGGGTCATTCCCGACAGCCGTTATACGCCCCAGCCGCTGCGCCCCATCGCGCCCGGCGAGGCGCCGCTGGACATGAGCGACAGCGGCCTGCGCTCGGTGTCGCCGATCCATCTGCAATATCTGCGCAACATGGACGTTCGGGCCTCGGCTTCCGTGTCGATCATCGTCGATGACGCTCTGTGGGGGCTGGTGGCCTGCCACAACGCCTCGCCCAAACTGCTGCCCTATGAGCTGCGCGTGGGCTGCACGGCCTTGGCCCGCAATCTGGCGCGACAGCTGAAGTCCCGAAGCGACGCCGACCTCTATCGCGAGCGCACGCGCCTGCGGCGGATGGAGGACGAACTGCTGTCGCGGCTGTCGCCGGACCGGCCGATGCGAGAGGCGCTGGGCGAAAAAGCCGATGCCCTGATGCAACTGACCAGCGCGGACGGTCTGGCCATCGTCAGCGAGGGCGATATCCAGACCTTCGGCCATACGCCGCCCGAAGACGGCGTGCGCGCCATCGCCGCCTGGGTCGCGGAACGGCCGGGCCTGCGCCCCGTCTCGTCGCATCACCTGTCCTCGATCCTGCCGGCCGCCGAGGCGTGGAAGACGCACGCCAGCGGGCTGCTGGCCGTGACCCTGCCTCTGGATCAGCAGGTTTCGCTGCTGTGGTTCCGCTCGGAGGTGCTGGAGACGGTGCGCTGGGCCGGCAATCCCGCAACGGCGGAGAAGACCGGTCCCAACGCCATTCTGACGCCGCGCGCCTCGTTCGAAAGCTGGTCGGACACCGTCTCGGGCCGCGCGCACCGCTGGGGTCCGGCCGCCGTCGAGTCCGCCGCCCGACTGAGGGACGCGCTGGCCGATTATGCCGCCGTCCATCAGATCCGCCGGCTGAATCGATCGCTGCAGGATCGCCTGTCCGAGCGCGATCTGCGGCTGGAGCAGCAGCAGTATCTGATCCGCGAGGTGAACCACCGGGTTCAGAACAGTCTGACGCTGGTGTCCAGCTTCCTGGGCCTTCAGGCGCGAGAACAGGCGGGCGGCTCGGCCGCGACCGCTCTGAACGAGGCGCGGCGACGGGTGCGCGCGGTGTCCGCCGTCCACAGTCGGCTGTATCTGAGCGATCAGGTCACGACCATCGACATGAGCCGCTACATCGGCGAGTTGATCGGCGATCTGGGCTCCAGCATGGGTCCGGACTGGGTTGCGGCCCTGGAGACGGACCTGGATCCCGTCTGCATCGAGCCGGGTCGCGCCATCACCATCGGCCTGATCCTGACCGAACTGATCATCAACGCCCAGAAATACGCCTATGGCGGCAAGCCCGGCCCGCTCTGCATTCGGTTCGAAGAAGACGGCGCCTTCTTCCGCATGACGGTCGAGGACGAGGGCGCCGGCGGGCATCTGGCCGGCAAGGGTTTCGGCTCGATGATGATCAAGAGCCTGGTCGGTCAGCTGGACGGGACGATCGACTATCGCGACCGCGCGCCCGGCCTCAGCGTCGTGCTGCGGGCGCGGATCGACCCGCTCGTTTGA
- a CDS encoding DMT family transporter, with product MSALAIRPSSRAFALIVLLIAASVLGLAPILVRLTETGPAAAGFWRFLFALPLLTILAAREPGGVGAPSKWALLAGLFFALDLSFWHYGIVMTSVANATVLCNLTPVVVTLFGWFVLKERPHRLFILALALAMGGAFAMAAGEDGGQGTNPMLGDLFSLSVAVWYSGYFLAVQAARRTAGAMRVTFWATLLGAPLLLIVALALGEDVIPAGPAGWAACVAMGVMHVFGQGGVAWALGKLPASVTAVTILIQPVVAGLLGWWIFGETLTPVQALGGALVLGAIVLAQRSQRAKTVQAAETKPQDASNGLK from the coding sequence ATGTCCGCCCTGGCCATTCGCCCCTCCTCACGCGCCTTTGCGCTGATCGTTCTGCTGATCGCCGCCAGCGTGCTCGGCCTGGCGCCCATTCTGGTGCGGTTGACCGAGACGGGGCCGGCGGCGGCGGGGTTCTGGCGGTTCCTGTTCGCCCTGCCCCTGCTGACGATCCTGGCGGCGCGCGAACCGGGCGGCGTCGGCGCGCCGTCGAAATGGGCGCTGCTGGCAGGCCTGTTCTTCGCCCTGGACCTCAGCTTCTGGCACTACGGCATCGTCATGACCTCGGTCGCAAACGCGACGGTGCTGTGCAACCTGACGCCGGTCGTCGTGACCCTGTTCGGCTGGTTCGTGCTGAAGGAGCGGCCGCACCGGCTGTTCATCCTGGCGCTGGCCCTGGCCATGGGCGGCGCCTTCGCCATGGCGGCGGGCGAGGACGGTGGACAGGGCACCAATCCGATGCTGGGCGACCTGTTTTCGCTGTCGGTGGCGGTCTGGTACTCGGGCTATTTTCTGGCGGTGCAGGCGGCGCGGCGCACGGCCGGCGCGATGCGGGTGACCTTCTGGGCGACCCTGCTGGGCGCGCCCCTGCTGCTGATCGTCGCCCTGGCGCTGGGCGAGGACGTTATACCAGCCGGACCGGCCGGCTGGGCCGCCTGCGTGGCCATGGGCGTGATGCATGTCTTCGGACAAGGCGGCGTGGCCTGGGCGCTGGGCAAACTGCCGGCCTCGGTCACGGCCGTGACCATCCTGATCCAGCCGGTGGTCGCGGGCCTGCTGGGCTGGTGGATCTTCGGCGAGACCCTGACGCCGGTTCAAGCCCTGGGCGGCGCCTTGGTGCTGGGCGCCATCGTCCTGGCGCAACGGTCGCAACGCGCCAAGACCGTCCAAGCCGCCGAGACCAAGCCGCAGGACGCATCAAACGGGCTCAAGTAG
- a CDS encoding DUF3617 domain-containing protein: MSRPSLIDRLPKRALAVLAPVMAGGFMLASPAIAPAQTAAQSEVLPGYWEYTTSAVGQRDTEQKCVRPSEINRFFGGLSTNKWRCTYPTRVVGNGNARFEGTCQDRKGRRIAVRLNGTYTETSFSFRGGAQIVRGTPYIPASITARRISAQCPANAEYF; encoded by the coding sequence ATGTCCCGTCCGTCCTTGATCGATCGCCTGCCCAAGCGCGCGCTCGCCGTCCTGGCCCCGGTGATGGCCGGCGGCTTCATGCTGGCCTCGCCCGCCATCGCTCCGGCCCAGACCGCAGCTCAGTCCGAAGTCCTGCCCGGCTATTGGGAATACACTACCAGCGCGGTGGGCCAGCGCGACACTGAGCAAAAGTGCGTGCGGCCCAGCGAGATCAACCGATTCTTCGGCGGCCTGTCGACCAACAAGTGGCGCTGCACCTATCCGACCCGAGTGGTCGGCAACGGCAATGCCCGCTTCGAGGGAACCTGCCAGGACCGCAAGGGCCGTCGCATCGCTGTTCGCCTGAATGGGACCTACACGGAAACCAGCTTCAGCTTCCGTGGCGGCGCCCAGATCGTGCGCGGCACCCCCTATATCCCCGCCAGCATAACCGCGCGGCGCATCAGCGCCCAGTGCCCGGCCAACGCCGAATACTTCTGA
- a CDS encoding cold-shock protein, producing MATGTVKWFNPTKGYGFIQPDSGGSDVFVHVTAVQKAGLQGLDENAKVEYELENQRGKTSAIDLKVL from the coding sequence ATGGCGACCGGCACGGTCAAGTGGTTCAACCCCACCAAGGGCTACGGCTTCATCCAGCCCGATAGCGGCGGCTCCGACGTGTTCGTTCACGTCACCGCCGTTCAGAAGGCCGGACTTCAGGGCCTCGATGAGAACGCCAAGGTCGAATACGAGCTGGAAAATCAGCGCGGCAAGACTTCGGCGATCGACCTCAAGGTTCTTTGA
- the fdxA gene encoding ferredoxin FdxA, giving the protein MTYIVTDACVKCKFMDCVEVCPVDCFYEGENFLVIAPDECIDCGVCEPECPVDAIVPDTEDEPDGKWLQVNAEYAKVWPNITVKGTPPADREQYERETGKYEKYFSPKPGKGS; this is encoded by the coding sequence ATGACCTACATCGTCACCGACGCCTGCGTGAAATGTAAGTTCATGGACTGCGTCGAGGTGTGTCCGGTGGACTGCTTCTACGAGGGCGAGAACTTCCTGGTGATCGCGCCGGACGAATGCATCGACTGCGGCGTGTGCGAACCGGAATGCCCGGTCGACGCCATCGTGCCGGACACCGAGGACGAGCCCGACGGCAAATGGCTTCAGGTCAACGCCGAATACGCCAAGGTCTGGCCCAACATCACCGTCAAGGGCACGCCCCCTGCCGACCGCGAGCAGTACGAGCGCGAAACCGGCAAATACGAGAAATACTTCAGCCCCAAGCCGGGCAAGGGTTCCTGA
- a CDS encoding transglutaminase-like domain-containing protein: MKLRVRAELVYRFDPPTDAIYKIQVAHWPGQDILEETLTFDPPVDFHEDEDVDFGARTLRCHVEGEVKLTYEAVVENGVLKGLPPSVSQHDWGELPAEVLPYLQPSRYCPSDQFGRFVTREFGDTAGGARVLAILNWIGENVDYEHGVSDTETTAARTFIDRAGVCRDFTHLGMTLCRASGIPARAVSAFAHQLSPPDFHAIFEVWLDNGWWLVDPTGLAPVEGLVRIACGRDAADIAFLTTQERCQMVRQSVTVAEA; this comes from the coding sequence ATGAAACTGCGCGTCCGCGCCGAACTCGTCTATCGTTTCGATCCGCCGACGGACGCCATCTACAAGATCCAGGTCGCGCACTGGCCGGGCCAGGACATCTTGGAAGAGACCCTGACCTTCGACCCGCCGGTCGATTTTCACGAAGATGAGGACGTCGATTTCGGCGCCCGCACCCTGCGCTGCCACGTCGAGGGCGAGGTCAAGCTGACCTATGAGGCGGTGGTCGAGAACGGCGTGTTGAAGGGTCTGCCGCCCAGCGTATCCCAGCATGATTGGGGCGAGTTGCCCGCCGAGGTCCTGCCCTATCTCCAGCCCAGCCGCTATTGCCCGTCGGACCAGTTCGGCCGCTTCGTGACGCGCGAGTTCGGCGACACGGCGGGCGGCGCGCGCGTGCTGGCGATCCTGAACTGGATCGGCGAGAACGTCGATTACGAGCACGGCGTGTCGGACACTGAAACCACGGCGGCGCGCACCTTCATCGACCGGGCCGGCGTGTGCCGCGACTTCACACATCTGGGCATGACGCTATGCCGGGCGTCGGGCATTCCTGCGCGCGCGGTCAGCGCCTTCGCCCACCAACTTAGCCCGCCCGACTTTCACGCCATCTTCGAGGTCTGGCTGGACAACGGCTGGTGGCTGGTCGATCCGACGGGCCTGGCGCCGGTCGAGGGTCTGGTGCGGATCGCCTGCGGGCGCGACGCGGCGGACATCGCCTTCCTGACGACGCAGGAGCGCTGTCAGATGGTGCGCCAGTCGGTGACGGTGGCCGAGGCCTGA
- a CDS encoding CarD family transcriptional regulator: MTSKTGLEFKVGDAVVYPAHGVGKVAAIETQEVAGMSLEVYVVTFDHEKMTLRVPTKKAVTAGLRSLAADDVVTKALTTLKGRARIKRTMWSRRAQEYEAKINSGDLISIAEVVRDLHRADTQPEQSYSERQLYESALDRMAREVAAANKIDKDAAVELLAKSLSAKKPVPTAEAA, encoded by the coding sequence ATGACGAGCAAGACTGGTCTGGAGTTCAAGGTTGGCGACGCGGTCGTCTATCCGGCGCACGGCGTCGGCAAGGTGGCGGCGATCGAGACCCAGGAAGTCGCGGGCATGTCGCTGGAGGTCTATGTCGTGACCTTCGACCACGAGAAGATGACCCTGCGCGTCCCGACCAAGAAGGCCGTGACGGCCGGCCTGCGTTCGCTGGCCGCCGACGACGTCGTGACCAAGGCCCTGACCACCCTGAAGGGCCGCGCGCGCATCAAGCGCACCATGTGGTCGCGTCGCGCCCAGGAATACGAAGCCAAGATCAACTCGGGCGACCTGATCTCAATCGCCGAAGTGGTTCGCGACCTGCACCGCGCCGACACCCAGCCGGAACAGTCCTATTCGGAGCGCCAGCTCTATGAATCGGCCCTCGACCGCATGGCCCGCGAAGTCGCCGCCGCCAACAAGATCGACAAGGACGCCGCCGTCGAGCTGCTCGCCAAGTCGCTCAGCGCCAAGAAGCCGGTCCCGACCGCCGAAGCCGCCTAA
- a CDS encoding biliverdin-producing heme oxygenase produces MIASPALLALREATASAHETLEVQARIEPRLSDHATRGATVAAFYRFHAGLEPLSHPLAAALNAELDADFEPRSRAHGIAHDLTILGQRVPPPARPAAPASAGEALGWVYVAEGSMLGGRIIRRRLAAQGRDLDGLGFLDPYGEETGARWRAFMDLLDRACVSGHATIDQVVKGGVDGFAFAHRTLQPQPQEAAA; encoded by the coding sequence ATGATCGCTTCCCCTGCCCTTCTCGCCCTTCGGGAAGCCACCGCCTCAGCCCACGAGACCCTGGAAGTCCAGGCCCGGATCGAGCCGCGTCTGTCGGATCACGCCACGCGTGGGGCGACCGTGGCGGCGTTTTACCGCTTCCATGCCGGACTGGAGCCGCTCAGCCATCCGCTGGCAGCGGCGTTGAACGCTGAATTGGACGCCGATTTCGAACCGCGATCACGCGCGCATGGGATCGCCCACGACCTGACGATACTGGGCCAGCGCGTTCCCCCGCCGGCCCGTCCGGCTGCGCCCGCCTCGGCCGGCGAAGCCCTGGGCTGGGTCTATGTGGCCGAAGGGTCGATGCTGGGCGGTCGGATCATTCGACGTCGGCTGGCCGCCCAGGGTCGCGATCTGGACGGCCTCGGTTTTCTGGATCCCTACGGCGAAGAAACCGGCGCGCGCTGGCGCGCCTTCATGGATCTGCTGGACCGGGCCTGCGTCAGCGGCCACGCCACGATCGATCAGGTGGTGAAGGGCGGCGTCGATGGCTTCGCCTTCGCCCACCGCACCTTGCAACCCCAGCCGCAGGAGGCCGCGGCATGA